The proteins below are encoded in one region of Ascochyta rabiei chromosome 21, complete sequence:
- a CDS encoding trifunctional dihydropteroate synthetase, which produces MSCTAELRALCSWRHTLKSFQPRPKPFYNALQSQATPKCPQCRTYYTTLSSQPAVPVRKSLRDLQNCQPQDVRLISQAIGEKKNRAFVALGSNMGDRVAMIEQACREMEAGGKIKVVRTSSLWETKAMYVIDQNMFVNGACEIETSLSPIQLLDELQAVESRMGRVKVIDKGPRNIDLDILLYNDVTMKSERLQLPHALMLEREFVLRPLCELIPEESLPLHNALPAGPLKEHLSCLPHSDEPLSPLTPLAPTLPNITAYQSDRDTRIMSILNVTPDSFSDGGKNFNNDEATLKNTIKSYIAAGATILDIGGQSTRPGAIQVSAKEELARILPAITLIRRLSEARNVAISIDTYRADVAEESIRAGAHIINDVSAGLMDDNMLPIMGKLGCTVCLMHMRGTPKTMSKLTSYPEGVIEGVGRELLERVRAAEAAGVRRWRIILDPGIGFAKTQKQNLELLRRLDELTKYPGLEGFPWLVGTSRKAFIGKVTGVQEAKNRTWGTAAAVTAAIKGGSDIVRVHDVAEMVQVAKMADAIWRV; this is translated from the exons ATGTCTTGCACAGCAGAGCTGCGTGCACTGTGCTCGTGGAGACACACGCTGAAGAGTTTCCAACCAAGACCGAAGCCGTTCTACAATGCCCTCCAATCACAAGCAACACCAAAATGCCCACAATGTCGAACATACTATACGACTCTAAGCTCGCAGCCGGCAGTTCCGGTCCGGAAGTCTCTTAGGGATTTACAGAATTGCCAGCCGCAGGATGTACGTCTCATTTCACAGGCCATTGGCGAGAAGAAGAATCGTGCCTTCGTGGCATTGGGCAGCAACATGGGTGACAGGGTAGCTATGATCGAGCAGGCCTGCAGGGAGATGGAAGCTGGGGGCAAGATCAAAGTCGTACGTACGAGTAGCCTGTGGGAAACCAAGGCCATGTACGTGATAGATCAGAATATGTTTGTAAACGGTGCATGTGAG ATAGAAACCTCACTATCACCAATCCAGCTGCTAGATGAGCTCCAGGCAGTTGAGAGCCGAATGGGACGCGTCAAAGTCATTGACAAAGGTCCCAGGAACATTGATCTGGACATATTACTCTACAACGATGTCACTATGAAGAGCGAGAGGCTGCAACTACCGCACGCCTTGATGCTTGAAAGAGAGTTTGTTTTACGTCCACTCTGCGA ATTAATTCCAGAAGAGAGCTTACCTCTGCACAATGCTTTACCGGCAGGTCCACTCAAAGAGCATCTATCCTGTCTTCCCCACTCGGATGAGCCCTTGTCACCTCTGACCCCACTTGCGCCTACACTTCCCAACATCACAGCCTATCAGTCAGACCGAGATACACGCATCATGTCAATTCTCAACGTCACACCAGATTCATTCTCTGATGGAGGCAAGAACTTCAACAACGATGAAGCCACGCTGAAAAATACGATCAAATCTTATATTGCAGCTGGAGCGACCATCCTTGACATTGGCGGCCAGTCGACTCGACCTGGCGCTATTCAAGTTTCAGCAAAGGAAGAGCTTGCTCGCATACTGCCCGCTATCACCTTGATCAGACGTTTATCAGAAGCACGCAATGTTGCAATCAGTATTGATACATATCGTGCTGATGTAGCCGAAGAGTCGATCCGAGCTGGTGCGCACATCATCAACGACGTGAGCGCTGGTCTTATGGATGACAACATGCTCCCCATCATGGGAAAGTTGGGCTGTACTGTATGTCTCATGCATATGCGTGGCACGCCTAAGACCATGAGTAAGCTTACGTCATATCCCGAGGGAGTGATCGAAGGCGTAGGTCGCGAGCTTCTTGAGCGTGTGCGTGCTGCTGAGGCAGCAGGCGTCCGCCGCTGGCGCATCATTTTGGATCCGGGCATTGGCTTTGCAAAGACACAGAAGCAGAACCTGGAGTTGCTCCGGCGTCTGGATGAATTGACGAAATATCCCGGTTTGGAGGGCTTCCCATGGCTGGTAGGCACGAGTAGAAAGGCCTTTATTGGGAAAGTTACAGGTGTACAAGAAGCGAAGAACAGGACCTGGGGTACTGCTGCGGCAGTTACAGCCGCGATAAAAGGTGGCTCTGACATTGTTAGGGTGCATGATGTGGCTGAGATGGTACAGGTTGCTAAGATGGCGGATGCTATCTGGAGAGTGTGA
- a CDS encoding accessory factor associated with RNA polymerase II, whose protein sequence is MTSQAAQTEVDDPLYNLRLSIKASATPILSTSAEPTPADYLDDLARATHITFNVDDAHRTFDLTTDTRFAPDSKPIDLRSCYFAWVNKDASVTDYFAAVTTLNEELPGGAGGSVQNLTFAQKIELIAWLSGETESSDSIASIDSGTATAAAGDAAAIAGGKGVPVDRNMKSTQGGMVDARLLQIYDGERNMGDHNTILRGNKPIDFSLYRKTAASFFRSRPDSHKPSAPQPALVSNLTKKPHQKVQPIILLSPSASSLLRTSNIKSFLDDGIFIPPNAADTTSANMIQIRRPMPSISSQPITFILVDSTTSFKPTYWQRVVAVFTTGQTWQFKSYKYPNPAELFSHYPGIYVGWQGEETPEGIQNLGRGVLSAKVDKWTGSEKGRWRDREVVERIWGRIEEGMRRAGWTREGPGLAGQQPGR, encoded by the exons ATGACATCACAAGCAGCACAAACGGAGGTGGACGACCCGCTCTACAACTTGCGCCTGTCCATCAAAGCCTCAGCGACACCCATTCTTAGCACAAGCGCCGAACCCACACCGGCCGACTACCTCGATGACCTGGCACGAGCGACACACATCACATTCAATGTCGACGATGCGCATCGAACCTTTGACCTCACAACAGACACGCGCTTTGCGCCAGACAGCAAGCCAATCGACTTGCGCAGCTGTTACTTTGCCTGGGTCAACAAAGATGCCTCTGTTACCGACTACTTTGCCGCCGTAACGACGCTGAATGAGGAGCTGCCAGGTGGCGCGGGCGGAAGCGTACAGAACTTGACGTTCGCGCAGAAGATCGAGCTGATTGCGTGGCTGAGTGGGGAGACAGAGAGCAGTGATAGCATCGCATCAATTGACAGCGGCACCgcgacagcagcagcgggCGATGCGGCAGCGATTGCGGGCGGAAAGGGCGTACCGGTGGATCGCAACATGAAAAGCACACAAGGTGGCATGGTAGACGCGCGACTCCTCCAGATCTACGACGGCGAGAGAAATATGGGTGACCACAACACCATCTTACGCGGGAACAAGCCTATT GACTTCTCCCTCTATCGTAAAACTGCCGCCTCGTTCTTCCGTTCGCGCCCCGATTCGCACAAACCCAGCGCCCCGCAACCTGCGCTCGTATCGAACCTTACAAAGAAGCCACACCAGAAGGTGCAGCCTATCATCCTACTCTCGCCATCTGCCTCGTCCCTCCTGCGCACTTCCAACATAAAGTCCTTCCTCGACGACGGCATCTTCATTCCTCCTAATGCCGCCGACACGACCTCGGCAAACATGATCCAGATCCGTCGACCGATGCCTTCCATCTCCTCGCAGCCCATAACCTTCATCCTAGTCGACAGCACTACCTCTTTCAAGCCAACCTACTGGCAGCGCGTCGTCGCCGTTTTCACTACAGGTCAGACCTGGCAGTTCAAATCGTACAAGTACCCGAACCCGGCCGAGCTGTTCAGCCACTACCCAGGTATCTACGTGGGGTGGCAGGGCGAGGAGACGCCTGAAGGAATCCAGAATTTGGGGAGAGGCGTATTGAGCGCCAAGGTGGACAAGTGGACGGGCAGCGAGAAGGGGCGGTGGAGGGACAGGGAGGTTGTGGAGAGGATTTGGGGCCGTATTGAGGAGGGCATGAGGCGGGCTGGGTGGACGAGGGAGGGGCCTGGGTTGGCGGGTCAGCAGCCTGGACGGTAG
- a CDS encoding 3-isopropylmalate dehydratase — MPSAVKPPQTLYDKVFEDHIVEEKEDGTVLLYIDRHLVHEVTSPQAFEGLRNADRKVRRPDCTLATVDHNIPTASRKNLTTTEKFIDEADSRIQCMTLEDNVKAFDLTYFGLDDKRQGIVHIIGPEQGFTLPGTTVVCGDSHTSTHGAFGALAFGIGTSEVEHVLATQTLITRRSKNMKVQVDGELAPGVSSKDIILHVIGMIGTAGGTGAVIEFCGSAIRSLSMEARMSICNMSIEGGARAGMVAPDQITIDYLKGRPLAPKVDSPEWKKACNYWLSLKSDDDAKFDHEIYIDSKDIAPTVSWGTSPQDVVPITGKVPGPDDFDDEVKKEACKRALKYMGLTAGTPMQEVKLDKVFIGSCTNARIEDLRAAASVVEGKKVASNIKHAMIVPGSGLVKRKAEQEGLDKIFTDAGFDWREAGCSMCLGMNPDILSPGERCASTSNRNFEGRQGAGGRTHLMSPVMAAAAAIVGNLADVRKLTPSTSSAAKGSPKVEVAHIHEAESDEDLEKIMDLPEADQASHTASTSTKGASAGMPKFETLRGYAAPMDIANIDTDAIIPKQFLKTIKRSGLGSALFHAWRYEAGSDKEDSSFVLNQEPFRNAKILVCTGPNFGCGSSREHAPWALLDFGIKCIIAPSFGDIFFNNTFKNGMLPLRITDQAALNAIAAEAKAGKEIEVDLVNQVVRAADGKELSKFDVEEFRKHCLINGLDDIGLTMASEEAIQKHEKKRTAVWPWLDGSGYLARHGKGPVKVQAAKVPKTNRGEELNEPLDW, encoded by the exons ATGCCCTCTGCAGTGAAACCCCCGCAGACCCTGTACGACAAGGTCTTCGAGGACCACATTGTTGAGGAGAAGGAAGACGGCACAGTTCTGCTCTACATTG ACAGACATCTTGTCCACGAGGTGACATCACCA CAAGCTTTTGAGGGCCTCCGCAACGCCGACCGCAAAGTGCGAAGACCTGACTGCACTCTCGCCACTGTCGACCAT AACATCCCCACCGCCTCGCGGAAAAACCTCACAACCACGGAGAAGTTCATCGACGAGGCCGACTCGCGAATACAATGCATGACCCTCGAGGACAACGTCAAGGCCTTCGATCTTACCTACTTTGGCCTCGACGACAAGAGACAGGGTATCGTGCACATCATCGGCCCCGAGCAGGGCTTCACCCTCCCCGGCACAACTGTTGTCTGTGGTGACAGCCACACCTCCACACATGGCGCATTTGGCGCCCTCGCGTTTGGTATTGGTACCAGTGAAGTCGAGCACGTTCTGGCCACACAGACGCTCATCACAAGGAGAAGCAAGAACATGAAGGTCCAGGTCGATGGAGAGCTGGCTCCCGGCGTCAGCAGCAAGGATATCATTTTGCACGTCATTGGCATGATCGGCACAGCTGGAGGAACTGGAGCCGTCATTGAGTTCTGCGGTTCGGCCATTCGCAGCCTTAGCATGGAGGCTCGCATGTCCATCTGCAACATGTCCATCGAGGGCGGTGCAAGAGCAGGAATGGTCGCTCCCGACCAGATCACCATCGATTACCTGAAGGGACGTCCGCTGGCACCCAAGGTCGATAGCCCCGAGTGGAAGAAGGCCTGCAACTACTGGCTGAGCCTGAAATCTGATGATGATGCCAAGTTCGACCACGAGATCTACATCGACTCGAAAGACATTGCGCCCACCGTCTCTTGGGGAACCTCGCCCCAGGACGTTGTACCCATCACTGGCAAGGTCCCCGGCCCCGACGACTTCGACGATGAGGTCAAGAAGGAGGCTTGTAAGCGCGCTCTGAAATACATGGGCTTGACTGCAGGCACACCCATGCAGGAAGTGAAGCTCGACAAGGTCTTCATTGGCTCTTGCACGAATGCCCGTATCGAGGACTTGAGGGCAGCTGCAAGCGTCGTCGAGGGCAAAAAGGTCGCGTCGAATATCAAGCACGCCATGATCGTGCCAGGGTCCGGTCTTGTCAAGCGCAAGGCTGAGCAAGAGGGTCTCGACAAGATCTTCACCGATGCTGGTTTTGACTGGAGAGAAGCTGGTTGCTCCATGTGCTTGGGCATGAACCCCGACATTCTGTCTCCTGGCGAGCGCTGCGCTTCGACATCGAACCGAAATTTCGAAGGTCGCCAGGGAGCTGGTGGCCGCACACACTTGATGTCCCCTGTCAtggccgccgccgctgccatCGTTGGCAACCTCGCAGACGTCCGCAAGCTCACcccctccacctcctccGCTGCCAAGGGCTCTCCCAAGGTCGAAGTTGCACACATCCACGAAGCTGAGAGCGATGAGGACCTCGAAAAGATTATGGATCTTCCCGAGGCCGACCAAGCATCCCACACAGCCTCGACTTCTACCAAGGGTGCTAGCGCCGGGATGCCCAAGTTCGAAACTCTCCGTGGCTACGCAGCCCCCATGGACATTGCCAACATCGATACCGACGCCATCATCCCCAAGCAATTCCTCAAGACCATTAAGCGCTCCGGTCTCGGCAGCGCGCTCTTCCACGCCTGGCGCTACGAGGCCGGTAGCGACAAGGAGGACTCCAGCTTCGTGCTGAACCAGGAACCCTTCCGCAACGCCAAGATTCTCGTCTGCACGGGGCCCAACTTTGGATGCGGATCCAGTCGTGAACATGCGCCGTGGGCGCTACTCGATTTCGGTATCAAGTGCATTATTGCGCCATCGTTCGGTGACATCTTCTTCAACAACACGTTCAAGAACGGTATGCTGCCGCTTCGCATCACCGACCAAGCGGCTCTTAACGCCATTGCTGCTGAGGCCAAGGCTGGAAAGGAGATTGAAGTCGACCTCGTCAACCAAGTCGTCCGCGCAGCAGACGGTAAAGAGCTGAGCAAGTTTGATGTCGAGGAGTTCAGGAAGCACTGCCTCATCAACGGACTCGACGACATTGGCCTTACCATGGCCAGCGAAGAGGCTATCCAGAAGCACGAGAAGAAGCGCACAGCAGTCTGGCCCTGGCTCGACGGCAGCGGCTACCTTGCCCGGCATGGCAAGGGCCCTGTCAAGGTCCAGGCCGCAAAGGTGCCCAAGACAAATCGTGGCGAGGAGCTTAATGAGCCTCTCGACTGGTAG
- a CDS encoding UDP-N-acetylglucosamine--dolichyl-phosphatN-acetylglucosaminephosphotransferase, which translates to MSTSTALTTTETILLVALSWASISVLANTFRGEGEPLVASIAFSALAFAACYALIRWLGDAFIRRGFKGKDLCKVKKTEIPETMGAVCAMVYLFIVIFFIPWPFYKDIVVATSGGGNRDVIKELEEVETGRLLHRFPHNKLASFLGAILSLQCIVLLGIGDDLFDIRWRHKVLIPAVASIPMLVVYCVDFGVTQMVVPLPLRPYLGELFDLGWLYYVYMALLSIFSSNSINILAGINGIEVAQSIVIAVLIAGNDMLYLSPFTSYPHPATDSHLFSLYFLLPFIGVSLALLMHNWYPAKVFVGDTYCYFAGMVFAVVAILGHFSKTLILLLLPQAFNFVYSAPQLFHLIPCPRHRLPRFNARTGLLEPSRVQFQRPLRRPIAESLKVLHRLRLLDLEVDEKGQVLSSSNFTLINLWLVWFGPMREDRLALGLLAFQFAVGALGLFVRHRMALLIFTADNW; encoded by the exons ATGTCAACATCAACGGCACTGACTACGACTGAGACGATCTTACTCGTAGCACTATCATGGGCAAGCATTTCAGTCTTGGCAAACACATTTCGCGGTGAAGGCGAACCACTCGTTGCATCAATTGCGTTCAGTGCACTTGCATTTGCAGCTTGCTACGCACTGATACGATGGCTTGGAGATGCTTTTATTCGGCGTGGTTTCAAAGGCAAGGACCTTTGCAAGGTCAAGAAGACCGAGAT CCCTGAGACTATGGGTGCAGTGTGTGCCATGGTGTATTTGTTCATCGTCATATTCTTCATCCCTTGGCCTTTCTACAAAGATATTGTAGTTGCAACGTCAGGCGGTGGTAACCGAGACGTCATCAAAGAGTTAGAAGAGGTTGAGACAGGACGTCTCCTCCACCGGTTCCCTCACAACAAGCTCGCGTCGTTCCTTGGCGCCATACTCTCCTTGCAGTGCATCGTGCTGCTTGGTATCGGCGATGACTTGTTCGACATCAGATGGCGGCATAAGGTGCTCATCCCTGCTGTCGCGTCCATTCCAATGCTTGTGGTCTACTGTGTAGATTTTGGCGTGACGCAGATGGTCGTTCCACTCCCTCTCCGACCGTACCTGGGCGAGCTTTTCGATCTCG GCTGGCTTTACTACGTTTACATGGCACTGCTGTCCATCTTTTCCTCGAACAGCATCAACATCCTCGCGGGCATCAATGGCATCGAAGTTGCTCAATCTATTGTCATTGCGGTACTGATAGCCGGCAACGACATGCTCTATCTGTCGCCTTTTACAAGTTACCCGCACCCAGCAACCGACTCGCATCTTTTCTCGTTGTATTTCTTGCTACCCTTCATCGGAGTGTCTCTTGCTCTTCTAATGCACAACTGGTATCCTGCCAAGGTATTCGTGGGCGATACTTACTGCTACTTTGCCGGCATGGTATTTGCAGTGGTTGCTATCCTGGGACACTTCAGCAAGACGTTGATCCTATTGCTTTTGCCGCAAGCGTTCAACTTTGTCTACTCGGCTCCTCAGTTGTTCCACCTGATACCGTGTCCCCGACATCGGCTTCCACGCTTCAATGCACGGACAGGTCTCCTAGAGCCCTCGCGCGTGCAGTTCCAGAGGCCCCTTCGACGACCGATAGCGGAGAGCCTCAAGGTACTGCACCGGCTTCGGCTGCTTGATCTCGAGGTTGACGAGAAGGGGCAGGTGCTGTCCTCCTCCAACTTCACGCTAATCAATCTGTGGTTGGTGTGGTTCGGCCCCATGCGGGAGGATCGGCTGGCACTGGGGCTGTTGGCGTTTCAGTTCGCAGTCGGAGCATTGGGGTTGTTCGTTCGACATCGCATGGCGCTGCTTATCTTCACGGCAGACAATTGGTAG